A region of the Candidatus Acetothermia bacterium genome:
TGCTCGCCCGGCTTCTTGAGGAGAAAGGGATCGAGGTCGTGGACCGGTTCGCCTGCCCGGGCCGGGACTGGTTCGCCCTCGGCCTCCTTAAGCGGGGCCGGCCGAACCAGGACGAGCTCCGCGCGGCCCAGGCATTCGCCCGTCGGGCAGTGGGCGGCTAGTCCAGGTAGCCAAGGTCGCGCAGGCGCCGCTCGAGCTCCCGCTCCTCGTCCGGGGTGAGGTCGGGGAGGAGTCCCTCCGCCCGCAGCTTCTCCCGCACCACCGCAGCCACGTACTCGTCCAGCGACCGGGCGGAAAGCAGCTCCAGGTTGGCCTCGACCGTGCGGGCGACCTCCTCAGGAATCCGCACCGTCCGGTACTCGCTCATCCCTGCTCCTCGACCCCGAAGTGGCGCAGGATGAGGTCCTTCACCTCGAGGATGCTCGCTTCGTGGCCCAAGCCCATGGGGGGGTCGGCGATGAGGATCCCGCACGGGGCGTGGTTGGCGTCGTCGGGACCGGTGTCGTTGGCGTGGAGGTGGATCCGGTTCCAGCCCACGGTGCCGATGGACCGCCAGGCGAGGTCCCCGAAGTACACGAGGAGATCCGGCGGGATGCCCCGCACCGCCCGGTAGGTCCGCTCCGGGTAAAGGACGCGGGTGCCCAGGGGGCGTCCGTGCTCGTCGGGGAGCGCCGTCAGGCGTTCGGCCAGCTCGGCCCGCACCTCCTCGTAGCGCCCGGGAGGGACCACGCCCTCCGGCTCGCGTCCGGCCACGTTCAGGAACACCCGCCCGTAGTAGCCGCCCTCGCCCCAGGCAATCGTCCGCGACCAGTCCACGCGGCCCTCTCGGATCAGGGCCTCCATGCGGGTCGGCGCTCCCGGGTATTCGTGGAGCGCGAGGTACCCTTCCTGGAGGAGCCACTCGTTGACCGCGATCCCCCCGCGCATCGGCTGCGCCCCGTGGTCGGAGGCGACGAGCACCTGGGTTCGGGCCGGCAGCTCGGCGAGCAGCTCCCCGAGCTCGTGGTCCAGGAACCGATAGTAGTCGCGCAGCGCGTCCCGGAACGGGCTCCGGGGGCCGTGCTTCGGGTGTGTGGGATCGTGGTCCGCCCAGAACGCGTGGTGCACCCGATCCGGGCCCATCTCCACCATGGCGAAGAAGTCCCACCGGAGCTCGGCGACCATCCGGCGGGCCAGGGCGAATCGGTTCGCGGTGGCTGTCCGCACCCGATCGAGTAGAGCGGCCTTGTCCTCGGTGCGGAACTCGCGCACGTCGAACGCGTACCCCCCGATCCAGCGCCGGACATCGTCCGCAAGCGAGGTGGGGTAGGTGTAGTCGGTGGCCGCCTCGGGGGCGGGGAACCCCGAGACGAGCCACCCCCGCACCGGCTTCGGGGGGTAGGTGCCAGGGATTCCCAGGAGCACCGAGGAGAGGCCGTACCGGCCCAGGATGTCCCATGCCGCGGGAGCGGTGAACCGGGTCGAGGTGGCGAGGGCAAGGCCGGTGTAGGAGTGATCGGCTCGGTTGCGGAACCCGTACACCCCAAGTTCGCCCGGGTCCTTGCCGGTCATCATGCACATCCACGCTGGCACGGTGATCGGCGGGTCCACCGACCGGAGGCGGAGGAAGCTCCCGCCCCGGACGATCCCGGCCAGGGTCGGCAGGTCCGGAAGAAGCTGGGAAAGGAGTTCCGGATCCACGCAATCGAGGCCGATCAGGGCCAGCCTCATCGCATCGCCTCCGCCAGGATCCGAGCCACCTCGGGTCGGGTCACCTCCGCCGGGGGCGTCTTCCCCTCCCGCAGCATCGCCCGGAGCTCGGTGCCGGACAGGGTCAGGTGGTCGGCCTCCGGGTGGGGACACGTCTTCTCCGTGGCCATCCCACCGCACCTCCGGCACCAGAAGGCAGGGCGAAACTTGAGGGGGATGATGCCGAGCTCGTCGGGGGCGAACCGATCGAAGATCTGTTGGGCCTCGTACGGACCGTAGAAGCTTCCAACCCCGGCGTGGTCGCGGCCGACCACAAAGTGGGTGGCCCCGAAGTTCTTCCGGCACAGGGCGTGGAAGACCGCCTCCCGTGGGCCCGCGTAGCGCATGTTGGCCGGGAACGCGCAGATGAACACGCGCTCCCGGGGGAAGTAGCCATCCACCAGGGCCCGGTACGTGGTCAAGCGAACCTGGGCCGGGACGTCCCCGGCCTGGGTCTCCCCCATCAGGGGGGAGAGGAGGAGACCATCGCAAACTTCAAGGGCGCACCGCAGGAGGTACTCGTGGGCCCGGTGCAGGGGGTTGCGGGTCTGGAACGCGGCCACCGTCCTCCAGCCGCGGCGGACGATCTCCGCCCGGGCCTTCTCCGGGGCCAGCTCCACCTCCGGGAACTCCGGGGCCGGGAGGTCCAGCGCCCAGGCCTCGCCGCCGACGAGGGTCGTGGGTTCGGCGAGGACCCGGGCCACCCCGGGGTGGTGGGGGTCATCCGTCCCGAACACGTGGTGGGCCTCCCACGCCGGATCACGGGTGAACACCTCGATCCCCCGCAGGATCCCCACCGCGGCCCCGTCCGGGCCGGCCAGGACAGCTAGACCTCCGGATCGCAGGGCGTCGGCGACCTTTGGCTCCACCGGGAGCACGATCGGGAGCGGCCACACCGTGCCGTCCGGGAGGCGCATCGTCTCCACCACCGACCGGTACGCCCGCTCCCCGAGGAACCCGGTGAGCGGGGAGTACACCCCGGTGGCCAGGCACCGTAGCTCCCGCAGGTAGTACGGGGACAGGGGAATTTGGGGAAGACCTTCCGCCTCCCGGCGCAGGGCGTCGGCTTCACGCCCCGTGAGGAGCCGGCACACCAGCCTCCCCCCGTGGGGCGGCACCACTCCCCCAGCTACGTCGCTCCCTTCTCTCGGATCCCCCTCTCCTCGTTGCGGGAGAGGGTCGCGGGCGAGGGGGACGCCCTCCCCCTGCCCCCGCCCATCCAGGGAGGAGAGCTGGGGAAGAGGGTGAGGGGCGATCAAGCCGTGCTCCTCCAGGTGCCGGATGACCTTGGCCGCCGACTCGGCGGGCGTCTCCCGGTCGGTGTCGCAGACGACCTCCGGGTGCTCCGGCTCCTCGTAGGGATCGTCGATCCCGGTGAAGCCTCGGACCTCCCCGGCGAGGGCCTTCTTGTACATCCCTTTCGGGTCGCGGGCGATCAACGTGGCGAGCGGACAGCGGCAGTACACCTCGACGAACCTGGGGGCGCGGGCCCGGGCAGCGCGCCGCGCCTCGCGGTACGGGGACACGAACGCGCACAGCGCGATCACGCCGTTCCTCGCAAGCAGCGCGGCCACGAAGCTCACCCGGCGGATGTTCTCGTCCCGGTCCTCCTTGGAGAACCCGAGATCCCAGGTCAGGTCCTGGCGCACCGTGTCCCCGTCGAGCCGCTCTACCGGACCGATCCCACGCCGCCTGAGTTCCCTCTCCAACGCCTGGGCCAGCGTCGTCTTCCCCGAGCCGGGAAGCCCGGTGAACCACACCACGAACCCTTGTTCCACCGTAATCCCCTTTCCGTGTTGGTACCCCCGAGGGGGTGGGAGCTCCGTCTAGAGGTAGCCAAGCCTGTGCAGCCGACGCCGGACGATCTCCACCTCGCGCGGGGTCAGGGTGGGCGGGTCGCCCTCGGTCTCGGCCACCAGGTCGCGCAGCACGTGCACCACGAACTCGTTCACCGAACGGTAGCCCGTATCCTCCACCACCCGCCGCAGCCGCTCGTAAAGCGGTCGCGGTATCTTCAGCGTCACACGATCGCTCGCCATACTCCAATTGGAGTATACAGCCGAGCTCAGGCCCATCCAAGCTCGTGTTTTCCTGGGCCGCTCGGTATACTCCGAACCGCTACCAAAGGAGGCCCATGATCCCGTGGCACTTGATCGGGCTATCGTTCGTCGCCGAGTACGTGGACTCGGCGCTCGGCATGGGCTATGGCACTGTCCTGACGCCCATCCTGCTCCTCCTCGGGTACCCCCCCGGTCAGGTGGTCCCGACCGTCCTCCTCGCCGAGCTGGGGACCGGGTTCCTCGCCGCCGGCTGGCATCACGGGCTCCGGAACGTGAACCTGCGCTGGGGCTCCCCAGACCTCACCGTGGCCGGGGTGCTGGGGGCGATGAGCGTCCTCGGCGCGGTGGCGGCCGTGGTAACCACGGTGAGCCTGCCCGCTCCGGCAGTGAAGCTGTACATCGCGGCGATGGTCACCGCGATGGGTATCGCGATCCTGGTCAGGCGGGCCCGAGAGTGGCGGTTCTCCTGGCCGCGCCTCCTGGCCATCGGAGCCATCGCCGCGTTCAACAAGGGCATCTCCGGCGGGGGGTACGGCCCCCTTGTGACCGCCGGCCAGATCCTGTCCGGGGTGGGTGCCAAGAACGCGGTGGGCATCACCAGCCTTGCCGAGGGGTTGACGTGCCTGGTAGGGGTGATGGCCTACCTGTTCCTGCAGCCGCCGGAGTCGTGGACGATGGCCCCCCCGCTCGTCCTGGGGGCGATCCTGTCCGTGCCGCTGGCCGCCCTCACCGTGAAGCGGGCCCCCGAACGAGGGGTCGCGCTCGCCGTGGGAGCAGCGGTGCTCGGGATCGGGGTCCTCAGCCTGGTCCGGGCCGTGGGCTAACGGGCGCGGGCCCCTGCCGCCTCGAGGAGCTCCTCCACCCGGTCGGGGGCCTCCCAGGTCGGGGCAAGATCGAGCCGGCCGAAGTGCCCGTAGCACGCGAACGGCTCGTAGATCGGCCTCCGCAGGTCCAGCCGCTCGATGATCGCCGCCGGGCGGAAGTCGAACACCTCGAGGACCACCCGGCGCAGCGCGTCCAGGGAGAGCCTCCCGGTGCCGTGCGTCTCCACGTTCACCGCGATGGGACGGGCCTGGCCGATGGCATACGCCACCTGGACCTCACACTCCTGGGCGAGCCCCGCCGCCACGACATTGATGGCCACGTAGCGGGCCATGTACGACCCGGACCGATCGACCTTGGTCGGGTCCTTGCCGGAGAACGCCCCCCCGCCGTGGGAGCCGTAGCCGCCGTAGGTGTCGGCGATGATCTTGCGCCCGGTCATCCCGGTGTCCGAGGCCGGGCCCCCGATCACGAACCGCCCCGATGTGTTGACGAGGATCTCCGTGTCCTCGTCTAGCCATCCGTCGAGCACCGGTTCCACCACCAGCCGCTTTAGATCCAGCCGCAACTCCTCAAGGGGGGTCTCCTCCGCGTGCTGTACGGCGAGGAGCACGGTATGGGCCCGGATTGGCCGCCCGTCCTCGTACTCCACCGTGACCTGGGTCTTCCCGTCCGGGCGTAGGTAGGGAAGGGTCCCATCCCGGCGCACCTCGCTCACCCGCTGGGCCAGCTTGTGGGCCAGGGTGATGGGAAGCGGCATCCGCTCCGGCGTCTCGGTGGTAGCGTAGCCGAACACGATCCCCTGGTCCCCCGCTCCCACCTGGTCGTACGGGTCCGTGGACCCGGCCCGGGCCTCCCGCGCCTTGAGCACGGCCTGGGCGATGTCCGGCGACTGCTGGCGGATGAGCACCGCTACCGCGCACGCATCGTGGGAAAGCCCGTACTCCGGCCGCGTGTACCCGACGTCCCGGATCACCCGGCGCGCGATCTCCCCCGGCTCGATGTGGGCGGTGGTGGCGACCTCGCCGCCGATGATGACCAGCCCTTGCATGGTGAACGTCTCGCATGCCACCCGGCCCTGCGGGTCCTGGGCGAGCACCGCGTCCAGGACCGCGTCGGAGATGCGGTCGGCGAGCTTGTCCGGGTGCCCCTCGGTCACGGATTCCGCGGTGATCAACTTCGTGGCCAATCCCACCTCCTCGGATCTAAGCTCTTCCCAGAGCGTCGTCGGGGAAGACTACCATACCCGCGTCCGATCGGCCAGCGCACCTTCCTGGCATCGGTCACTGCCTCGGGTTTTGAAGTAAACTCGGGGGCTTAAGATCGGTGCGTGTCGAGTTCATCCCAGGGAGGGACGATGGAACGGACGCTTGTGCTGCTCAAGCCGGATGCCGTGCAGCGGCGCCTCATCGGGCGGATCATCAGCCGGTTCGAGGACAAGGGGCTAAGCATCGTGGGGTTGAAGCTCCTTCGGATCTCCCCCGAGCTCGCGGAACGGCACTACGCCGAGCACCGTGGAAAGCCGTTCTACGGGGAGCTCGTGGCCTACATCACCTCGGCCCCGGTGGTGGCGATGGTGGTGGCAGGGCCGCGGGCCATTGACACCGTGCGCCGGCTGATGGGGAAGACCAATCCACTCGACGCCGAACCGGGCACGGTTCGCGGGGACTTCGGGCAGTCCATCACCATGAACCTCGTCCACGGCTCGGATTCCCCAGCCTCAGCAGCACGGGAGATCCCCTTGTTCTTCGGGGATCAGGAGTTGGTGGACTACCGGACGGCGGACGCGCCGTGGCTGGGAGGCTGACGTGGAACTCCCGGCGCGTTACGACCCCCGTGAAGTCGAGCCCCGCATCCTCCGGATGTGGGAGGACGGCGGCTACTGGGCCTGCGACCCTGGGAGCGGGAAGCCTCCGTTCTCCATCGTCATCCCCCCGCCCAACATCACCGGCCGCCTGCACTTGGGCCACACCCTCGTCAACACCCTCCAGGACCTAGTGATCCGGTACAAGCGCATGGACGGCTACGAGGCGTGCTGGTTCCCGGGCACCGACCACGCCGGGATCGCCACCCAGAACGCGGTGGAAAAGGAGCTTGCCAAGGAAGGCAAGACCCGACAGGATCTGGGGCGGGAGGCGTTCCTCGCCCGGGTATGGCGGTGGAAGGAGCGGTACGGGAACGAGATCGTCGACCAGCTCAAGACCTTGGGCTGCTCGTGCGATTGGTCCCGCCAGCGGTTCACCCTGGACGAGGGCCTGTCGCGGGCGGTGCGGACCGCGTTCGTCCGCCTATACCGCGAGGGCCTGATCTACCGGGGCGACTACATGATCAACTGGTGCCCCCGCTGCTCAACCGCGCTTTCCGACATCGAGGTCGAGCACGAGGAGCAAGACGGGAACCTATACTTCATCCGATACCCGCTCGAAGGTGGGGGGTCCGTGACGATCGCCACCACCCGACCGGAGACGATGCTCGGGGACACCGGGGTCGCAGTGAACCCCGGCGACGAACGGTATCGGCACCTCATCGGCCGCGCCGCCGTCCTCCCCATCCTTGGGCGGCGGCTCCCCATCGTCGGGGCGGAGGAGGTGGACCCCACGTTCGGGACCGGTGTCCTCAAGGTCACCCCGGCCCACGACCCGGTGGACCGGGAGATCGGGCATCGCCATGGCCTCCCGGCAGTGGACATCCTCAACGCGGACGGGACGATCAACGACCGCGGCGGCCCGTTCGCCGGCCTGGATCGGTACCGGGCCCGGGAGGCGATCCTCGCGCGCCTGAAGGTGGACGGGTTCCTGGAAAAGGTCGTCCCGTATCGGCATGCCGTCGGACACTGCCAGCGCTGCCAGACCCCGGTGGAGCCGCGGATCTCCACCCAGTGGTTCGTGCGCACGAAGCCCCTGGCCGAGCCGGCCATCGACGTGGTGCGGGCCGGGAGGATCGAGTTCATCCCCGAGCGGTGGACGAAGGTCTACTTCGACTGGCTTGAGAACATCCGCGACTGGTGCATCTCCCGCCAGCTATGGTGGGGGCATCGGATCCCGGCTTGGTACGGCCCGGACGGGGAGATCTTCGTGGGCCTGGATGTGGGGGAGGCCCGCGCCCTCGCCCGGGACCACTACGGACGTGACGTGCCCCTGCGCCAGGATGAGGATGTGCTCGATACCTGGTTCTCCTCGTCGCTGTGGCCATTCTCGGTGATGGGCTGGCCGGACGAGACCGCGGACCTGCGGCGGTTCTACCCGACCTCGCTCCTCGTCACCGCGTTCGACATCCTGTTCTTCTGGGTGGCGCGAATGGTCATGATGGGCCTTCACTTCATGCACGAGGTACCGTTTCGCCAGGTCATGATCACCCCACTCATCGTGGACGAGCACGGCCAGAAGATGAGTCGGTCCCGGGGCAACATGATCGACGCCCTCGAGGTGAAGGAAAGCCACGGCATGGACGCCCTGCGGTTCACCATGGCCCAGAGCTCGTCCAAGGGGCGGGAGCTGCGCCTGTCGATGCGTCAGCTCGACGAGGCCCGGAACTTCGAGAACAAGGTGTGGAACATGGCTCGGTTCGTGCTCGCCACCACCGCCGACGTCCCAGCCGGGGTGGACCTCGCCGGCCGGCCGCTGGCCTGGGAGGACCGATGGATCCTGTCCCGCCTCGCCCGGCTCGTAGCCAAGGTGCGGGAGGAGCTGGACCGCTACAACTTCCACCTCGCCGCCGAGTCCCTGTACCACTTCACGTGGCACGAGCTGTGCGACTGGTACCTGGAGCTCGCGAAGCTGCGCCTCCATGATGGGCAAGGGGAGGCCCGTACCACATGCCAGCTCGTGCTGCGGGAGGTGCTGGACACGGTGGTCCGTCTCCTTCACCCGTTCATGCCCTACCTCACCGAGGAGATCTGGCGGCACATGGGCGGGGCGGGGACGGTGGCCCGGGCGGTTTTCCCCCGGCCTTGCCCCGAACGCATCGACCCCGAGGCCGAGGCGCGCCTGTCCCTGGTGATGGACCTGATCCGGGAAATCCGTGCGGTGCGCGCCGAGCTCGGGGTCCCGGCCGCGGCCGAGGTGGAGGTGGTCCTCGTTGCCGGGGACAAGGCGCGGGAGCTTGCGGCCTCGTTTGCCCCGGCGATTCGGCGCCTGAGCCGGGCCGCGTCCGTCCGCTGCGCGGCGGGGTACCTCTCGAGCGCGGGCACGGCCTGGGGGGTGGCCGGGGACATCGCGTTCTTCCTGGCGCTTGGGGACATGGTGGACTGGGATGCGGTGGCCGCCCGGCTCTCGCGGGACCTCGCGCAGGTGGACGACGCCCTGGCCAAGGTGGAAGCCCGCCTGGGGAACCCGGCGTTTCGGGACAAGGCCCCGCCGGAGGTGGTGGCCAAGGCCGAGGCCGAGGCCGAGGGGCTCAGGACCCGCCGGGCCCGGTTGGCACGCCTGCTCGGGGAGGGAAGCCGGTGAACGGCCTCCCCTGGTCGGCCCTGGCCCCGGAGCGGGAGGTCAAGCCCGGCCTCTCCCGGACGCGGGCGCTCCTCTCCCGGCTCGGGAACCCGGAGGAGCGGTTCCCGGCGGTGCACGTGGCGGGGACCAACGGCAAGGGGTCGGTGGTGGCGTTCCTGGACTCCGTGTTCCGCGCCGCGGGCTTGCGCGTGGGGATGTACACGTCCCCCGACCTTGGCGACCCCACCGCCCGGATTCGTGTGGATGGGGAGAAGATCCCC
Encoded here:
- the sat gene encoding sulfate adenylyltransferase codes for the protein MEQGFVVWFTGLPGSGKTTLAQALERELRRRGIGPVERLDGDTVRQDLTWDLGFSKEDRDENIRRVSFVAALLARNGVIALCAFVSPYREARRAARARAPRFVEVYCRCPLATLIARDPKGMYKKALAGEVRGFTGIDDPYEEPEHPEVVCDTDRETPAESAAKVIRHLEEHGLIAPHPLPQLSSLDGRGQGEGVPLARDPLPQRGEGDPREGSDVAGGVVPPHGGRLVCRLLTGREADALRREAEGLPQIPLSPYYLRELRCLATGVYSPLTGFLGERAYRSVVETMRLPDGTVWPLPIVLPVEPKVADALRSGGLAVLAGPDGAAVGILRGIEVFTRDPAWEAHHVFGTDDPHHPGVARVLAEPTTLVGGEAWALDLPAPEFPEVELAPEKARAEIVRRGWRTVAAFQTRNPLHRAHEYLLRCALEVCDGLLLSPLMGETQAGDVPAQVRLTTYRALVDGYFPRERVFICAFPANMRYAGPREAVFHALCRKNFGATHFVVGRDHAGVGSFYGPYEAQQIFDRFAPDELGIIPLKFRPAFWCRRCGGMATEKTCPHPEADHLTLSGTELRAMLREGKTPPAEVTRPEVARILAEAMR
- a CDS encoding alkaline phosphatase family protein — encoded protein: MRLALIGLDCVDPELLSQLLPDLPTLAGIVRGGSFLRLRSVDPPITVPAWMCMMTGKDPGELGVYGFRNRADHSYTGLALATSTRFTAPAAWDILGRYGLSSVLLGIPGTYPPKPVRGWLVSGFPAPEAATDYTYPTSLADDVRRWIGGYAFDVREFRTEDKAALLDRVRTATANRFALARRMVAELRWDFFAMVEMGPDRVHHAFWADHDPTHPKHGPRSPFRDALRDYYRFLDHELGELLAELPARTQVLVASDHGAQPMRGGIAVNEWLLQEGYLALHEYPGAPTRMEALIREGRVDWSRTIAWGEGGYYGRVFLNVAGREPEGVVPPGRYEEVRAELAERLTALPDEHGRPLGTRVLYPERTYRAVRGIPPDLLVYFGDLAWRSIGTVGWNRIHLHANDTGPDDANHAPCGILIADPPMGLGHEASILEVKDLILRHFGVEEQG
- a CDS encoding sulfite exporter TauE/SafE family protein, giving the protein MIPWHLIGLSFVAEYVDSALGMGYGTVLTPILLLLGYPPGQVVPTVLLAELGTGFLAAGWHHGLRNVNLRWGSPDLTVAGVLGAMSVLGAVAAVVTTVSLPAPAVKLYIAAMVTAMGIAILVRRAREWRFSWPRLLAIGAIAAFNKGISGGGYGPLVTAGQILSGVGAKNAVGITSLAEGLTCLVGVMAYLFLQPPESWTMAPPLVLGAILSVPLAALTVKRAPERGVALAVGAAVLGIGVLSLVRAVG
- the ndk gene encoding nucleoside-diphosphate kinase: MERTLVLLKPDAVQRRLIGRIISRFEDKGLSIVGLKLLRISPELAERHYAEHRGKPFYGELVAYITSAPVVAMVVAGPRAIDTVRRLMGKTNPLDAEPGTVRGDFGQSITMNLVHGSDSPASAAREIPLFFGDQELVDYRTADAPWLGG
- the metK gene encoding methionine adenosyltransferase, which encodes MATKLITAESVTEGHPDKLADRISDAVLDAVLAQDPQGRVACETFTMQGLVIIGGEVATTAHIEPGEIARRVIRDVGYTRPEYGLSHDACAVAVLIRQQSPDIAQAVLKAREARAGSTDPYDQVGAGDQGIVFGYATTETPERMPLPITLAHKLAQRVSEVRRDGTLPYLRPDGKTQVTVEYEDGRPIRAHTVLLAVQHAEETPLEELRLDLKRLVVEPVLDGWLDEDTEILVNTSGRFVIGGPASDTGMTGRKIIADTYGGYGSHGGGAFSGKDPTKVDRSGSYMARYVAINVVAAGLAQECEVQVAYAIGQARPIAVNVETHGTGRLSLDALRRVVLEVFDFRPAAIIERLDLRRPIYEPFACYGHFGRLDLAPTWEAPDRVEELLEAAGARAR
- a CDS encoding ribbon-helix-helix domain-containing protein, which codes for MTLKIPRPLYERLRRVVEDTGYRSVNEFVVHVLRDLVAETEGDPPTLTPREVEIVRRRLHRLGYL
- a CDS encoding valine--tRNA ligase, whose protein sequence is MELPARYDPREVEPRILRMWEDGGYWACDPGSGKPPFSIVIPPPNITGRLHLGHTLVNTLQDLVIRYKRMDGYEACWFPGTDHAGIATQNAVEKELAKEGKTRQDLGREAFLARVWRWKERYGNEIVDQLKTLGCSCDWSRQRFTLDEGLSRAVRTAFVRLYREGLIYRGDYMINWCPRCSTALSDIEVEHEEQDGNLYFIRYPLEGGGSVTIATTRPETMLGDTGVAVNPGDERYRHLIGRAAVLPILGRRLPIVGAEEVDPTFGTGVLKVTPAHDPVDREIGHRHGLPAVDILNADGTINDRGGPFAGLDRYRAREAILARLKVDGFLEKVVPYRHAVGHCQRCQTPVEPRISTQWFVRTKPLAEPAIDVVRAGRIEFIPERWTKVYFDWLENIRDWCISRQLWWGHRIPAWYGPDGEIFVGLDVGEARALARDHYGRDVPLRQDEDVLDTWFSSSLWPFSVMGWPDETADLRRFYPTSLLVTAFDILFFWVARMVMMGLHFMHEVPFRQVMITPLIVDEHGQKMSRSRGNMIDALEVKESHGMDALRFTMAQSSSKGRELRLSMRQLDEARNFENKVWNMARFVLATTADVPAGVDLAGRPLAWEDRWILSRLARLVAKVREELDRYNFHLAAESLYHFTWHELCDWYLELAKLRLHDGQGEARTTCQLVLREVLDTVVRLLHPFMPYLTEEIWRHMGGAGTVARAVFPRPCPERIDPEAEARLSLVMDLIREIRAVRAELGVPAAAEVEVVLVAGDKARELAASFAPAIRRLSRAASVRCAAGYLSSAGTAWGVAGDIAFFLALGDMVDWDAVAARLSRDLAQVDDALAKVEARLGNPAFRDKAPPEVVAKAEAEAEGLRTRRARLARLLGEGSR